A DNA window from Arachis duranensis cultivar V14167 chromosome 3, aradu.V14167.gnm2.J7QH, whole genome shotgun sequence contains the following coding sequences:
- the LOC107480984 gene encoding probable rhamnogalacturonate lyase B isoform X2 — protein MTMQLCFFFLLLLGASSSDKTTLRKSLRKNNSIQTPSSSNFAVKLNEENHQQLVIDNGIVSVTLSIPEGYVIGVSYNGIENVLEPQNEEQDRGKTQYLSKCRIHGTNFSVIASDENMVELSFLRAWTASMEGSNVPINIDIRYILRRGDSGFYSYAIFDRPDEGFPGVEVDQIRFVYKLLKDRFSYMALSSTRQRTMPTMRDRETGQILAYPEAVLLTKPSNPQFRGEVDDKYQYSCENSENNVHGWISLQPDEPVGFWIITPSNEFRNGGPIKQDLTSHVGPFTLSMFVSTHYAGKEVTMSFQQGDTYKKVFGPVFVYLNSASISDDPLSLWSDAINQLSKEVKAWPYDFPLSPDYFPPDQRGIVLGRLLVQDWCVKGGRLQYANNAYVGLALPGDAGSWQKESKGYQFWTQADSKGYFAIKNVVPGDYNLYAWVPGFIGDYKYNSTITITPGGVIKLDQLVYSPPRNGPTIWEIGIPDRTAVEFYVPDPYPTLMNKLYTEQRKDKFRQYGLWERYSDMYPNEDLVYTVGVNKYNRDWFYAHVTRNMGNKTYEPTTWQIIFEHRNDIIEGNYTLQLALASAADAELQVRFNDPSVYPAHFGTGPIGGDNAIARHGIHGLHRLYSIDVPSHHFVKGKNIIYLRQSRAINQFQGVMYDYIRLERPPNSTN, from the exons aaaaagTTTAAGAAAGAACAACAGTATACAAACACCATCATCTTCCAATTTTGCAGTTAAGCTTAATGAAGAAAATCATCAGCAG tTGGTGATTGACAACGGTATCGTTTCAGTAACTTTATCTATACCAGAAGGTTATGTCATTGGTGTATCCTATAACGGAATTGAGAATGTACTTGAAcctcaaaatgaagaacaagatagAGG GAAAACCCAGTATCTTTCAAAG TGCAGAATCCACGGGACAAATTTTTCGGTTATAGCTTCTGACGAGAATATGGTGGAGCTTTCATTTTTAAGGGCATGGACAGCTTCCATGGAGGGCTCAAATGTCCCCATTAATATAGACATAAG GTACATTTTGCGAAGAGGTGATTCAGGATTTTATTCATATGCAATATTTGATCGGCCTGATGAAGGATTTCCAGGCGTGGAGGTTGATCAAATTAGATTTGTTTATAAGCTCTTGAAAGATAGATTCAGCTATATGGCTCTATCTAGTACAAGACAAAGAACTATGCCAACAATGAGAGACAGAGAAACAGGACAAATCCTGGCTTACCCTGAAGCCGTTCTTTTAACGAAACCAAGCAACCCTCAATTTAGAGGAGAG GTGGATGACAAATACCAATACTCATGTGAGAACAGTGAAAACAATGTTCATGGATGGATTAGCCTTCAGCCTGATGAACCGGTGGGTTTCTGGATAATTACTCCTTCCAATGAGTTCCGCAATGGTGGCCCCATCAAGCAAGACCTCACTTCTCACGTTGGCCCCTTCACTCTTTCTATGTTTGTCAGCACTCACTATGCCGGCAAAGAAGTAACCATGTCTTTCCAACAAGGCGACACTTATAAAAAGGTTTTTGGACCTGTTTTTGTCTATCTTAACTCTGCTTCAATCTCCGATGATCCCTTGTCTCTCTGGTCAGATGCTATTAACCAG ctCTCCAAAGAAGTCAAAGCCTGGCCTTACGATTTTCCACTATCACCAGATTACTTTCCACCCGATCAACGAGGAATAGTGTTAGGAAGATTGTTAGTCCAAGATTG GTGTGTTAAGGGTGGGAGATTGCAGTATGCTAACAATGCTTATGTTGGCCTAGCATTACCTGGAGATGCAGGATCATGGCAGAAAGAGAGCAAG GGTTACCAATTTTGGACTCAAGCTGATTCCAAAGGATACTTTGCAATTAAAAATGTTGTACCTGGGGATTATAACTTGTATGCTTGGGTACCTGGCTTTATTGGTGATTACAAATATAATTCTACAATCACAATAACACCAG GAGGAGTCATCAAATTGGATCAACTTGTATATAGTCCTCCTAGAAATGGACCAACCATATGGGAAATTGGTATCCCAGACAGAACAGCTGTAGAGTTCTACGTACCAGATCCTTACCCTACTCTCATGAACAAATTATACACTGAACAACGCAAAGACAA GTTTAGGCAATATGGGTTGTGGGAACGTTATTCTGACATGTATCCAAATGAAGATCTTGTTTACACTGTTGGTGTCAACAAGTACAATAGGGATTGGTTTTATGCCCATGTTACAAG GAATATGGGGAATAAGACATACGAACCAACAACGTGGCAAATTATATTTGAACATCGCAATGACATAATAGAAGGGAATTACACACTACAATTAGCCCTAGCATCTGCTGCTGATGCTGAACTTCAG GTTCGATTCAATGATCCAAGTGTTTATCCTGCCCACTTTGGAACAGGGCCAATAGGAGGAGATAATGCCATAGCAAGACATGGAATCCATGGATTGCATAGGCTGTATAGTATTGATGTGCCTAGTCATCATTTTGTGAAAGGAAAGAATATCATTTATCTGAGACAGTCTAGAGCTATAAACCAATTTCAAGGAGTTATGTATGATTATATCCGTTTAGAAAGACCACCAAACTCAACCAATTGA
- the LOC107480984 gene encoding probable rhamnogalacturonate lyase B isoform X1, whose protein sequence is MTMQLCFFFLLLLGASSSDKTTLRKSLRKNNSIQTPSSSNFAVKLNEENHQQLVIDNGIVSVTLSIPEGYVIGVSYNGIENVLEPQNEEQDRGYFDVVWNEPGKPSIFQRIHGTNFSVIASDENMVELSFLRAWTASMEGSNVPINIDIRYILRRGDSGFYSYAIFDRPDEGFPGVEVDQIRFVYKLLKDRFSYMALSSTRQRTMPTMRDRETGQILAYPEAVLLTKPSNPQFRGEVDDKYQYSCENSENNVHGWISLQPDEPVGFWIITPSNEFRNGGPIKQDLTSHVGPFTLSMFVSTHYAGKEVTMSFQQGDTYKKVFGPVFVYLNSASISDDPLSLWSDAINQLSKEVKAWPYDFPLSPDYFPPDQRGIVLGRLLVQDWCVKGGRLQYANNAYVGLALPGDAGSWQKESKGYQFWTQADSKGYFAIKNVVPGDYNLYAWVPGFIGDYKYNSTITITPGGVIKLDQLVYSPPRNGPTIWEIGIPDRTAVEFYVPDPYPTLMNKLYTEQRKDKFRQYGLWERYSDMYPNEDLVYTVGVNKYNRDWFYAHVTRNMGNKTYEPTTWQIIFEHRNDIIEGNYTLQLALASAADAELQVRFNDPSVYPAHFGTGPIGGDNAIARHGIHGLHRLYSIDVPSHHFVKGKNIIYLRQSRAINQFQGVMYDYIRLERPPNSTN, encoded by the exons aaaaagTTTAAGAAAGAACAACAGTATACAAACACCATCATCTTCCAATTTTGCAGTTAAGCTTAATGAAGAAAATCATCAGCAG tTGGTGATTGACAACGGTATCGTTTCAGTAACTTTATCTATACCAGAAGGTTATGTCATTGGTGTATCCTATAACGGAATTGAGAATGTACTTGAAcctcaaaatgaagaacaagatagAGG GTACTTCGATGTTGTTTGGAATGAACCAGGAAAACCCAGTATCTTTCAAAG AATCCACGGGACAAATTTTTCGGTTATAGCTTCTGACGAGAATATGGTGGAGCTTTCATTTTTAAGGGCATGGACAGCTTCCATGGAGGGCTCAAATGTCCCCATTAATATAGACATAAG GTACATTTTGCGAAGAGGTGATTCAGGATTTTATTCATATGCAATATTTGATCGGCCTGATGAAGGATTTCCAGGCGTGGAGGTTGATCAAATTAGATTTGTTTATAAGCTCTTGAAAGATAGATTCAGCTATATGGCTCTATCTAGTACAAGACAAAGAACTATGCCAACAATGAGAGACAGAGAAACAGGACAAATCCTGGCTTACCCTGAAGCCGTTCTTTTAACGAAACCAAGCAACCCTCAATTTAGAGGAGAG GTGGATGACAAATACCAATACTCATGTGAGAACAGTGAAAACAATGTTCATGGATGGATTAGCCTTCAGCCTGATGAACCGGTGGGTTTCTGGATAATTACTCCTTCCAATGAGTTCCGCAATGGTGGCCCCATCAAGCAAGACCTCACTTCTCACGTTGGCCCCTTCACTCTTTCTATGTTTGTCAGCACTCACTATGCCGGCAAAGAAGTAACCATGTCTTTCCAACAAGGCGACACTTATAAAAAGGTTTTTGGACCTGTTTTTGTCTATCTTAACTCTGCTTCAATCTCCGATGATCCCTTGTCTCTCTGGTCAGATGCTATTAACCAG ctCTCCAAAGAAGTCAAAGCCTGGCCTTACGATTTTCCACTATCACCAGATTACTTTCCACCCGATCAACGAGGAATAGTGTTAGGAAGATTGTTAGTCCAAGATTG GTGTGTTAAGGGTGGGAGATTGCAGTATGCTAACAATGCTTATGTTGGCCTAGCATTACCTGGAGATGCAGGATCATGGCAGAAAGAGAGCAAG GGTTACCAATTTTGGACTCAAGCTGATTCCAAAGGATACTTTGCAATTAAAAATGTTGTACCTGGGGATTATAACTTGTATGCTTGGGTACCTGGCTTTATTGGTGATTACAAATATAATTCTACAATCACAATAACACCAG GAGGAGTCATCAAATTGGATCAACTTGTATATAGTCCTCCTAGAAATGGACCAACCATATGGGAAATTGGTATCCCAGACAGAACAGCTGTAGAGTTCTACGTACCAGATCCTTACCCTACTCTCATGAACAAATTATACACTGAACAACGCAAAGACAA GTTTAGGCAATATGGGTTGTGGGAACGTTATTCTGACATGTATCCAAATGAAGATCTTGTTTACACTGTTGGTGTCAACAAGTACAATAGGGATTGGTTTTATGCCCATGTTACAAG GAATATGGGGAATAAGACATACGAACCAACAACGTGGCAAATTATATTTGAACATCGCAATGACATAATAGAAGGGAATTACACACTACAATTAGCCCTAGCATCTGCTGCTGATGCTGAACTTCAG GTTCGATTCAATGATCCAAGTGTTTATCCTGCCCACTTTGGAACAGGGCCAATAGGAGGAGATAATGCCATAGCAAGACATGGAATCCATGGATTGCATAGGCTGTATAGTATTGATGTGCCTAGTCATCATTTTGTGAAAGGAAAGAATATCATTTATCTGAGACAGTCTAGAGCTATAAACCAATTTCAAGGAGTTATGTATGATTATATCCGTTTAGAAAGACCACCAAACTCAACCAATTGA
- the LOC107480984 gene encoding probable rhamnogalacturonate lyase B isoform X3 → MSLVYPITELRMYLNLKMKNKIEGKPSIFQRIHGTNFSVIASDENMVELSFLRAWTASMEGSNVPINIDIRYILRRGDSGFYSYAIFDRPDEGFPGVEVDQIRFVYKLLKDRFSYMALSSTRQRTMPTMRDRETGQILAYPEAVLLTKPSNPQFRGEVDDKYQYSCENSENNVHGWISLQPDEPVGFWIITPSNEFRNGGPIKQDLTSHVGPFTLSMFVSTHYAGKEVTMSFQQGDTYKKVFGPVFVYLNSASISDDPLSLWSDAINQLSKEVKAWPYDFPLSPDYFPPDQRGIVLGRLLVQDWCVKGGRLQYANNAYVGLALPGDAGSWQKESKGYQFWTQADSKGYFAIKNVVPGDYNLYAWVPGFIGDYKYNSTITITPGGVIKLDQLVYSPPRNGPTIWEIGIPDRTAVEFYVPDPYPTLMNKLYTEQRKDKFRQYGLWERYSDMYPNEDLVYTVGVNKYNRDWFYAHVTRNMGNKTYEPTTWQIIFEHRNDIIEGNYTLQLALASAADAELQVRFNDPSVYPAHFGTGPIGGDNAIARHGIHGLHRLYSIDVPSHHFVKGKNIIYLRQSRAINQFQGVMYDYIRLERPPNSTN, encoded by the exons ATGTCATTGGTGTATCCTATAACGGAATTGAGAATGTACTTGAAcctcaaaatgaagaacaagatagAGG GAAAACCCAGTATCTTTCAAAG AATCCACGGGACAAATTTTTCGGTTATAGCTTCTGACGAGAATATGGTGGAGCTTTCATTTTTAAGGGCATGGACAGCTTCCATGGAGGGCTCAAATGTCCCCATTAATATAGACATAAG GTACATTTTGCGAAGAGGTGATTCAGGATTTTATTCATATGCAATATTTGATCGGCCTGATGAAGGATTTCCAGGCGTGGAGGTTGATCAAATTAGATTTGTTTATAAGCTCTTGAAAGATAGATTCAGCTATATGGCTCTATCTAGTACAAGACAAAGAACTATGCCAACAATGAGAGACAGAGAAACAGGACAAATCCTGGCTTACCCTGAAGCCGTTCTTTTAACGAAACCAAGCAACCCTCAATTTAGAGGAGAG GTGGATGACAAATACCAATACTCATGTGAGAACAGTGAAAACAATGTTCATGGATGGATTAGCCTTCAGCCTGATGAACCGGTGGGTTTCTGGATAATTACTCCTTCCAATGAGTTCCGCAATGGTGGCCCCATCAAGCAAGACCTCACTTCTCACGTTGGCCCCTTCACTCTTTCTATGTTTGTCAGCACTCACTATGCCGGCAAAGAAGTAACCATGTCTTTCCAACAAGGCGACACTTATAAAAAGGTTTTTGGACCTGTTTTTGTCTATCTTAACTCTGCTTCAATCTCCGATGATCCCTTGTCTCTCTGGTCAGATGCTATTAACCAG ctCTCCAAAGAAGTCAAAGCCTGGCCTTACGATTTTCCACTATCACCAGATTACTTTCCACCCGATCAACGAGGAATAGTGTTAGGAAGATTGTTAGTCCAAGATTG GTGTGTTAAGGGTGGGAGATTGCAGTATGCTAACAATGCTTATGTTGGCCTAGCATTACCTGGAGATGCAGGATCATGGCAGAAAGAGAGCAAG GGTTACCAATTTTGGACTCAAGCTGATTCCAAAGGATACTTTGCAATTAAAAATGTTGTACCTGGGGATTATAACTTGTATGCTTGGGTACCTGGCTTTATTGGTGATTACAAATATAATTCTACAATCACAATAACACCAG GAGGAGTCATCAAATTGGATCAACTTGTATATAGTCCTCCTAGAAATGGACCAACCATATGGGAAATTGGTATCCCAGACAGAACAGCTGTAGAGTTCTACGTACCAGATCCTTACCCTACTCTCATGAACAAATTATACACTGAACAACGCAAAGACAA GTTTAGGCAATATGGGTTGTGGGAACGTTATTCTGACATGTATCCAAATGAAGATCTTGTTTACACTGTTGGTGTCAACAAGTACAATAGGGATTGGTTTTATGCCCATGTTACAAG GAATATGGGGAATAAGACATACGAACCAACAACGTGGCAAATTATATTTGAACATCGCAATGACATAATAGAAGGGAATTACACACTACAATTAGCCCTAGCATCTGCTGCTGATGCTGAACTTCAG GTTCGATTCAATGATCCAAGTGTTTATCCTGCCCACTTTGGAACAGGGCCAATAGGAGGAGATAATGCCATAGCAAGACATGGAATCCATGGATTGCATAGGCTGTATAGTATTGATGTGCCTAGTCATCATTTTGTGAAAGGAAAGAATATCATTTATCTGAGACAGTCTAGAGCTATAAACCAATTTCAAGGAGTTATGTATGATTATATCCGTTTAGAAAGACCACCAAACTCAACCAATTGA
- the LOC107480984 gene encoding probable rhamnogalacturonate lyase B isoform X4, with translation MVELSFLRAWTASMEGSNVPINIDIRYILRRGDSGFYSYAIFDRPDEGFPGVEVDQIRFVYKLLKDRFSYMALSSTRQRTMPTMRDRETGQILAYPEAVLLTKPSNPQFRGEVDDKYQYSCENSENNVHGWISLQPDEPVGFWIITPSNEFRNGGPIKQDLTSHVGPFTLSMFVSTHYAGKEVTMSFQQGDTYKKVFGPVFVYLNSASISDDPLSLWSDAINQLSKEVKAWPYDFPLSPDYFPPDQRGIVLGRLLVQDWCVKGGRLQYANNAYVGLALPGDAGSWQKESKGYQFWTQADSKGYFAIKNVVPGDYNLYAWVPGFIGDYKYNSTITITPGGVIKLDQLVYSPPRNGPTIWEIGIPDRTAVEFYVPDPYPTLMNKLYTEQRKDKFRQYGLWERYSDMYPNEDLVYTVGVNKYNRDWFYAHVTRNMGNKTYEPTTWQIIFEHRNDIIEGNYTLQLALASAADAELQVRFNDPSVYPAHFGTGPIGGDNAIARHGIHGLHRLYSIDVPSHHFVKGKNIIYLRQSRAINQFQGVMYDYIRLERPPNSTN, from the exons ATGGTGGAGCTTTCATTTTTAAGGGCATGGACAGCTTCCATGGAGGGCTCAAATGTCCCCATTAATATAGACATAAG GTACATTTTGCGAAGAGGTGATTCAGGATTTTATTCATATGCAATATTTGATCGGCCTGATGAAGGATTTCCAGGCGTGGAGGTTGATCAAATTAGATTTGTTTATAAGCTCTTGAAAGATAGATTCAGCTATATGGCTCTATCTAGTACAAGACAAAGAACTATGCCAACAATGAGAGACAGAGAAACAGGACAAATCCTGGCTTACCCTGAAGCCGTTCTTTTAACGAAACCAAGCAACCCTCAATTTAGAGGAGAG GTGGATGACAAATACCAATACTCATGTGAGAACAGTGAAAACAATGTTCATGGATGGATTAGCCTTCAGCCTGATGAACCGGTGGGTTTCTGGATAATTACTCCTTCCAATGAGTTCCGCAATGGTGGCCCCATCAAGCAAGACCTCACTTCTCACGTTGGCCCCTTCACTCTTTCTATGTTTGTCAGCACTCACTATGCCGGCAAAGAAGTAACCATGTCTTTCCAACAAGGCGACACTTATAAAAAGGTTTTTGGACCTGTTTTTGTCTATCTTAACTCTGCTTCAATCTCCGATGATCCCTTGTCTCTCTGGTCAGATGCTATTAACCAG ctCTCCAAAGAAGTCAAAGCCTGGCCTTACGATTTTCCACTATCACCAGATTACTTTCCACCCGATCAACGAGGAATAGTGTTAGGAAGATTGTTAGTCCAAGATTG GTGTGTTAAGGGTGGGAGATTGCAGTATGCTAACAATGCTTATGTTGGCCTAGCATTACCTGGAGATGCAGGATCATGGCAGAAAGAGAGCAAG GGTTACCAATTTTGGACTCAAGCTGATTCCAAAGGATACTTTGCAATTAAAAATGTTGTACCTGGGGATTATAACTTGTATGCTTGGGTACCTGGCTTTATTGGTGATTACAAATATAATTCTACAATCACAATAACACCAG GAGGAGTCATCAAATTGGATCAACTTGTATATAGTCCTCCTAGAAATGGACCAACCATATGGGAAATTGGTATCCCAGACAGAACAGCTGTAGAGTTCTACGTACCAGATCCTTACCCTACTCTCATGAACAAATTATACACTGAACAACGCAAAGACAA GTTTAGGCAATATGGGTTGTGGGAACGTTATTCTGACATGTATCCAAATGAAGATCTTGTTTACACTGTTGGTGTCAACAAGTACAATAGGGATTGGTTTTATGCCCATGTTACAAG GAATATGGGGAATAAGACATACGAACCAACAACGTGGCAAATTATATTTGAACATCGCAATGACATAATAGAAGGGAATTACACACTACAATTAGCCCTAGCATCTGCTGCTGATGCTGAACTTCAG GTTCGATTCAATGATCCAAGTGTTTATCCTGCCCACTTTGGAACAGGGCCAATAGGAGGAGATAATGCCATAGCAAGACATGGAATCCATGGATTGCATAGGCTGTATAGTATTGATGTGCCTAGTCATCATTTTGTGAAAGGAAAGAATATCATTTATCTGAGACAGTCTAGAGCTATAAACCAATTTCAAGGAGTTATGTATGATTATATCCGTTTAGAAAGACCACCAAACTCAACCAATTGA
- the LOC107480985 gene encoding probable mannitol dehydrogenase: MEHPRKAFGWAARDASGILSPFNFSRRETGDKDVTFKVLYCGICHSDLHMLKNEWGNSTYPLVPGHEIVGIVTEVGSKVEKFKVGDKVGVGCMVQSCRNCQNCAHDLENYCPQMVLTYGAKNVDDTITYGGYSDFMVADEHFVIRIPDALPLDCAAPLLCAGITVYSPMIYFGLNKPGLHLGVVGLGGLGHMAVKFAKAFGMEVSVISSSPGKKNEAIEHLGADSFVLSTDQHQMKAAMGTLDGIIDTVSAVHPLVPLIGLLKSHGKIIMVGAPEKPLELPVFPLIMGRKLVAGSCIGGIKETQEMIDFAAKHGVKPHIEVIPIDYVNTAMERLLKADVKYRFVIDIGNTLKPSS; this comes from the exons ATGGAGCATCCAAGAAAGGCTTTTGGTTGGGCAGCTAGGGACGCATCTGGCATTCTCTCCCCCTTCAACTTCTCAAGAAG GGAAACTGGAGACAAAGATGTTACTTTCAAAGTGCTCTACTGTGGGATATGCCACTCAGATCTCCACATGCTCAAGAACGAATGGGGCAACTCCACTTACCCCTTAGTACCTGG GCATGAGATTGTGGGGATAGTAACAGAGGTGGGAAGTAAGGTAGAAAAGTTCAAGGTTGGAGACAAGGTGGGAGTTGGGTGCATGGTCCAATCCTGCCGCAACTGCCAAAACTGCGCTCACGATCTTGAAAACTACTGTCCACAAATGGTCCTCACGTACGGCGCCAAGAACGTTGATGACACCATCACCTATGGAGGTTACTCAGATTTCATGGTTGCCGATGAACACTTTGTGATCCGAATTCCGGATGCCCTGCCTCTTGACTGTGCCGCTCCTCTCCTCTGTGCCGGCATCACTGTGTACAGCCCCATGATATATTTTGGGCTCAACAAGCCCGGTCTGCATTTGGGCGTGGTTGGGCTGGGCGGGTTAGGCCATATGGCTGTGAAGTTCGCTAAAGCCTTTGGGATGGAGGTGAGTGTGATTAGCTCTTCTCCCGGTAAGAAAAATGAAGCCATTGAACATCTTGGAGCCGATTCGTTTGTGCTTAGCACTGACCAACATCAGATGAAG GCTGCAATGGGCACCTTGGATGGTATTATTGACACAGTTTCTGCGGTTCACCCTTTGGTTCCTTTGATTGGTCTGTTGAAGTCTCATGGGAAGATTATCATGGTTGGTGCACCAGAGAAGCCTCTAGAGCTACCCGTCTTTCCTTTAATTATGG GGAGAAAGTTAGTAGCTGGGAGTTGCATTGGAGGGATTAAAGAGACACAAGAGATGATTGATTTTGCTGCCAAACATGGTGTTAAACCTCACATTGAGGTTATCCCTATCGATTATGTGAACACAGCAATGGAGCGTCTCCTCAAAGCGGATGTGAAGTATAGATTTGTCATTGACATTGGAAACACATTGAAGCCAAGTTCTTAA